TACCGAAATTACGATCAAAAACAAATACAGCCGAATCTACGAACTGGACGCCAATCAGGAAGAACTGGTCGTATTGGCTGACAAAGACGGAGAAGTTTCACAAGTCGTGCAGGAGATATTAGGACTGAAACCGGAGGATTTTGCCCGGGCTGTTGTTCTCCCGCAGGGGAAGTTTGCTGATTTTTTGCAGTTGGGCGGCCGGGAACGGCGGGAAATACTACAGAGGTTATTCGCTTTGGAACGGTATGGAATGAACTTGAGCAAGAAGCTGAATGAGCGCCATCAAAAGACGAAACAGTCCCTTGAAGTGATTGTGGCGGAACAAAACGGCATGGGAGACTGTTCGCAGGAAGCGTTGCAGCAGGCGGAAAAACTGCTTCAGGAAGCGACAGACAAAGAAAAGCAGGCTTTCCAAGCACATTGGGAAATACAGTCCCGATATGAGACCGCAAAAAAATCGTCGAATGGCAGGAGCAACTGAAGAAAACAAACCACCAACTGGTGCAGCATAAGCATCCGACCAGGAAATTCAGCTGA
The sequence above is a segment of the Effusibacillus dendaii genome. Coding sequences within it:
- a CDS encoding AAA family ATPase — encoded protein: MKPIFLTIEGLHSFREKQSVDFNQLSDAGVFSIFGPTGSGKSTILDAITLALFGSVGRAKNRTQGILNHTENSLTVSFQFEIGAGAERKIYRIDRRYERNTEITIKNKYSRIYELDANQEELVVLADKDGEVSQVVQEILGLKPEDFARAVVLPQGKFADFLQLGGRERREILQRLFALERYGMNLSKKLNERHQKTKQSLEVIVAEQNGMGDCSQEALQQAEKLLQEATDKEKQAFQAHWEIQSRYETAKKSSNGRSN